TCACCTTCGTCGACTGCGGCTTCAACATCACCGGCCTCTAAGCGCAAAATCGACATGCGGAAACTCACTCCCACCCTAGCGGCCTACGTTACAGCCTCTATTGTTGGAGGAGTCTTGACGCTGATAGCGTTCACACACGACCTGGGCAAAGCGATCTTACCCGCTGCAACATCCAGCATTCGCGCCGCATGCAGCACCACCACATGCTTCGTCGCCCCTGTATCCTGCGCCACGCTTAGCGAAGCCGCAAAACCCGCAACCAACCCGCAAAAAAGTTTTTTCATAGTCCCAGCAGCATATCGCGAAACGCCGCCAACCCAGCAACACTCAAGCGAACCGCGCACTTTCCAATTGACTTGAAAACACATCCACGCTAAACACAACGCATGCCCAGCCATCTTTCAAGCCTCATCCGCCGAGTATTCCTCCTCTTCCTCGCGCTCATAACCTACCCCGCCTTCGCCGCCAATCCCAAACTCATCATCCGCAACGCGCGCATCATGACCATGGCCGCCAATCAGCGCGAGCCCATCAACGGCTATCTCTCGATCGCACCAGACGGCACCATCCTCGCCGTCGCCGCTGGCGAGCCGCCCGCCAGCCTCCACGCCGACAAAGTCATCGACGCCCACGGCGACCTCATGATCCCCGGCTTCATCTCCGCACACAGCCATCTCTGGCAGGCAGCCTATCGCGGCCTCGCCGCCGACAAAACTCTCCCCGGCTGGATCGACGATCTCTACGGAATCCATGCCGCCAAAGCCTCACCCGAAGACATGTACTGGTTCGCTCTCCTCGGCTCGCTCGACCACCTCGAGCACGGCATCACCACCGCCTACAACTTCACCTACGGCGGTCGAGCCAAGACCGCCGAGTTGAACAATCAGTTCGAAGAAGCCCAGTTTCGCGGCGCAGCCGAGTCCGGCATCCGCTTCGTGCACAGCTACGGTCCCGACCGCATGTCTCCCGCCATCACCATCGACCAGGCCCGCACGCGCCTCAAGACTTTCCTGGACTGGACCGCTGCCCAACCACCCAACCCACACTTCCTCAGCGTCATGATCAGCGGCATGACCGCCTTCAACAACACTTATCAGCAAGCCGTGATGGAAGCAGCCATGATGAAGGAGTTCCGCCTCGGCAACCAGACCCACTACATTGAAGCGCCCGACGATCAGGGCGAACAGCGATCCAAGTTTCGCTGGATCATGGACAGCGGCCTGCTCACCAACCAACTCATCTTCGGCCACTTCATCCACTCCGACGACTTCATCCTCCAGGAGACCACCAAAGCCGGAGCCTCCATGTCGTGGAACCCGCTCTCGAACGGCCGCCTCGCCTCAGGCGTCGCCGACATACCGAAGTACCTCAAGATGGGCATTCGCGTTGGGATGGGTGTCGACGGCGAAGCCAGCGCCGACCTCGCCGACCCCTTCGAAAACATGCGCACCGGCCTCTACGCCATCCACGACAAGTACGAAGACGCCACCGTCATGAGTCCCTACCAGGTCCTCTGGCTGCACACCATGGGCTCCGCAGACGTCCTCAACGTCAAAGAAAAATTAGGCTCCCTCGAACCCGGCAAATTCGCCGACTTCCTCCTCATCAATCCAAAACGTCTCGGCGTATCACTCGAAGACCCTTACGCGAACCTCGTCCTCATCGCCTCAGAGCGCGACATCGACAGCGTATACGTCGGCGGCGAACTCATGGTCGAGCACAATCAACTCCTCCACCAGGACCTCGACAAAGTCCAATCCGAAACCAACCGCCGCGTCTTAACGCAACATTAGAGCCAAGTGGCAGTTGGCGTAGAGTCTGCCGGGTCCTTTCTTTGTCATACTTTTTGTTTGTCATTCCGAAGGAATCTGCGGTTGCCTTTCCTCCACACCAACAGCAAATCCGTTCTGGAGCTGGGTGCCCCATCCTTTGCAGTCTCATCGCATAGGGTGGGTTATTCGCGCCACGCGCGAACCGCTCTCGTCCACTACCCGCAACAACGAAGAACCTACCCAACCTTTTCCGTCAACTCGGCCCACCGCGCATACAGCCCGTCCGCCTCCTCCTGCGCCGCCTCCATCTCCTCAAGCGCCGCCGTTAGCCGCCCCGCGTCCACCGCCACCGCCGGATCCTCAATCATCTCCCGTGCCTTCTGCAGACGATCTTCCGCCGCCTCCACCGCAGCCTCGATCCCCGAATATTCCCGAGCCTCCAGATAAGAAAGCTTCTTCTTCCCACCCGAATTCGAAGCTCCATTCGAAGCACTAGCAGGAGCAGCAGGCGAAACCGCAACCCCCGGCGCAATCGCCTCCTCCACCTTCACACCCCGCCACTGCTCCCACTGCGAGTAGTCCGCGAACATCTCCGAACCACTCCTCCCATCCAGGCCCAACACAATCGTCGACACTCGATCCAACATGTAACGATCATGGGTCACTAATACCAGCGCCCCCGTGTACTCAAGCAGACTCTCCTCCAGAATCTCCAGCGTCGCAATATCCAGATCGTTCGTCGGCTCGTCCAGCAGCAGCAGATCCGCAGGCTCCAGCATCAGCTTCGCAATCAGCACCCGCGCTCGTTCGCCTCCACTCAGCCTTTCGACAGGCTGATTGAGTTGTTCGCTGGTGAACAAAAACTTCGTAGCATAACTGGCCACATGCACCACGCGCCCCTGATACACCACCGAGTCCGAATCCGGAGCCAGCGCCCGGCGCAGCGTCACTCCCTCCTCCAGCTCGCGCATCTGGCTGAAGTAGACAATCTTCAACGAAGCCGCCTTCTTGATCGTCCCCTTCGAAGCCTCCAACTCGCCAGTCAAAAGCCGCAGCAGCGTGGTCTTTCCGCTCCCATTCGGCCCCACCAACCCCACGCGCATCCCAGAGGTCACCAGAAAGTTCAACCCCTCAACGATCTTCCGGTCCCCCAGCACCACGCTCACATCTTCCAACTCCACCAGCCGCTTCGTCTGCCGATCCGTCGCAGAAAAATCAATCCCCGCGCTCGACGTCTGCACCCGCGAGTTAACCTCCTTCAACTGCCCAATCAGATCCTGCGCGTTATCTATCCGCGCCTTCGCCTTCGTGCTCCTCGCCTTCGGCCCGCGCCGCAGCCAGTCCACCTCAATCTTCACGCGATTCTTCAGCGCATCCTGCAGCTTGCTCTGCGCCTCCATATACGCCTGCTTGCCCTCAATAAACTTCGAGTAAGTCCCCTTCACCCGCAGTAGGCCCTCGGCATACACGCGGTTCAGCTCGACTATCTCTGTCGCAACATTCTCAAGAAAATAACGATCATGGCTGATAAGCACACAAGCAAAACTACCCTCATTCAGCAGCTCCTCCAGCCACGCAATCCCGGCTAAATCCAGATGGTTCGTCGGCTCATCCAGCAGCAACACATCCGGATGCGTCACCACCGCCTCCGCGATCGCCAGCCGCTTCCGCCACCCACCGCTCAGTCGCGCTGCCTCCGCCGTCAGATCCGGAAATCCCGTCCGCCCCGAGGTCTCCCGCAGCCGTCCCTCATGCTCCCCGTCGGACACCTTCGCCCGCACCAGCGCAGCCTCCAGCACCTCACGCACCGTCACCCCCGGCGCAAACACCGACTCCTGCGCCACGTACCCAACGCGAGCCCGCTTCCGCACCGCGACATCCCCGGCATCGGCGTCTTCATCGCCCGCCAGCACCTTCAGCAGCGTAGACTTCCCCGCACCATTCGGCCCAATCAGCCCAATGCGATCTCCATCCGAAACAGTAAAACTGATCTCACGAAACAAAGGCGTAGCGCCAAAGGCCTTAGTCAAACCCTGCGCATTCAAGATTGGTGGCATTTCTTCAGTCTACCGTCTCTCCTGCGCACTTCCTAATTGGCCGGAGTAGTTTCGACATCTGCCCAATAGCTGCTCCTCGCCGTAACCTGCAGCTTCGAGTAGTTCTGCAAATGCAGGCTGATCAAGTGGAGACCAGGCGAAGGAGATTGCGGCTGAAAGCTAAGCACATACCGATTCGGGATGTGATTCGAGATCGCAGCCAGACTACGTTCCAGACTCTTCATGTCGGTGAGCTTGAAGTACTCTCCACCGGTAAGACGTGCAACCGTCTCCGGAACATTCCGCTTCAGACCGTCCGTAGCTTCAATCGCAGCCATCTTCGCAAGCGCCAGCGGCGGCGCAAGCTGAGTCAGGCAGTCATAAGCTTGAATAGCCTTGTTATGAGTAGCATCAGGGTCAGGATCAGGATCTTTTCCCATGCATCCGTTCTGCGGATTCGGATGATGATTCTCCATCCACAAAGCACCAGGCTGCGTCGGCAACTCGCGCGCCGCATAGTGAGCCGCCTCCGATTTTCCCGTCGAATAGCCAATGCTGTAAATCGTAGTGTTCGTATCACTCACAGCGCGCAACGCCTCTTCCATCTTTAAGTGGCTGCCACGATCAAGCGTCTCGCTAATCAGCAGAATTGCACGCCGATACTGGCGCGGCTGATCCCGAAGCAGATCGACAGAGAAGCCGAGTGTGTCGAGAATCGCAGCTCCGTTATCCCCCAGACCGACGTCGTGAATAGCAAGTGGCGAGGCGCAGTTCATTAGATGATGCTGCCGAGTACAGCCCGGCATCAGCGTCTGAATCGCATCCGCAGCAGCAGCCGTATCGGACGTAAAACCCTGAAGCAACGCAGGCGTGCTATCAAACGTAACCACAGCAACTTTGTGCGGCACATTGCCAACAATCGACGCAAGCATCGGCGCCAGCGGAGGAGCAATAGAACTGTACTTGTTGAACTCGCGAGCGCCCGCCCCGCCAACTTCGATCACCACGACAAGAGCTAGTGGTTCGCCACCAGTATCCTGCTCCAAGGTCAGTTTCTGCGGAACACCATCGTCCATTAGTGAAAAGTCGTCAGCCGTGAGCGTGTAAACCAGACTCCCCGACTTACTCCGAACCAGCGCCGGCACCACTACCAGACTCGAATGCGTACTGATCGAGGGAGTTTGCGAGACCTGAGGAGCAGTCTGCGCAAGCATCACGGACCCAGAGCTTGCCAGAAATAAAAATGCGAGAGCGAGTCCAGCCTGGTATCTCATATCGAGCCTCAGGATTACTCCAACACAAACGATTAATCCAAATCAAAATCCCGCAGCGGCCGATCCGTCAGCGGGGTCTCCTTCGCCTTCTTCACCGCCTCGGCAAACTTCTTCGCCATCACATCATCCTTGTTCTTCTGCGCATCCACACTCTGCTGAAAGATCGAGTCCCTCCGAGCATCCGCCTCACGCAGCGCCTTCGCCGCCTCGCCAAAGTCCTCAAACATCTTCTTCTTCGGAGCAGACGTATGCGCAATCACCGCCCGCGTCACCGGATCCACCTTCAGCATTCCCCCACAATCCGGACACATCACCTCAAACGGCTGATCACTCAATCCCATCGCAACACCTCACCCACCCATTCTAAAACCGCCCCCCCAACCAAACCAGCTTCAAGATGTGGGTGCCCCATCCTTTGCGGTTTTATCGCATAGGGTGGGGTATTCGCGCCACGCGCGAACCGCTTTGCAGATCCCATCCTGAGCAAACAGCCCTTCAAACTTCACAGCCGCACCACCACATGCCCCGGACACTGATTCCCCGCCACTCCAATCAGCTTCTCCACCAACCCATCCCCATACCGAGCCATAAACCACACTCCCGCCACCACGCGCTCCTGAGGATGCCCACCAGGAAACACATTCAGCACAATCGCCTCCGCATGCTTCCGCAGACTCGCCTCCTTCTGCAGCTCAAACGTAGCCGCCATCCTTCGCAGCCGATTCATCTGATACCGCATCTTCGAACCCGACACGTCCGCCGACCGCCCCAGCGACTCATCCATCCCCGCAAGATATGTGGTCAGCGCGCTCAACTCCGTCTCCACCGCATTCCCCACAGCCGCAAGCTTGCGCTTCCCCTCAATCGGCATCGCCCGCGCACCCAACCTCTGCGCCAACACCTCCGCCGTCGTCATCGCATCCGGCAACTGCACCTCATCCTTATCCATCACCGTCGCAATCGCCGGCTCCAGCAGCGTCGCGCTCAACCGCGGCAGCACCGGCGTAATCCGTCCCAATATCGCCTCATACAAAACCGCGCTCTGAGCAAAGTAAGCGATCTCAGCCGGCCCGCCCACATAAGCCGCCGTCGGCAGCAACGTATCCTGAAACACCGGCCGCAGCAAAGCATTCGGACTCAACCTCTCCGGCGCCGCCTCCAGAATCGCAATCAACTCCGCTGTCGAATAACTCCGCCCACCCGCCTTCCACTGAGCCTCCCCATCAACGGACACATTACGCCGCAGAGCCACCCGCTCTCCCGTCGCCTCATCGAGCAGAAACAACATCGACCCGCCCTCGGCCACCAGCACCTGCGCATGATACCCGCGCGCCACCAGCTCCTTACCCCGAGCAATCAAAGCATCCTGCAACTCCGCCGCATGTTCAATCGCATATCGCAGCGTGCCAGCCCCCAGCGCATGAAACTCTCGCGAAGCCGCATCCATCACCACCAGCCCCTGCTCCGCAAAGATCTTCGCCATCAATCGCCCGAAGGCCAGCGCCAGCGAAGGCCACCTCCCGCCCTCAGGCCCATAACACTCCCGCAGCCACTCGCTCACCTGAGCGAACTCCAGCAGTTCACTCGCCCGCTCCAGTATCGCCTCCAACTCCGGCGCCGGAACCACACCACCCACCGGCACCGCCCTCGTCACCTTCAGCCCGGCGCGCAGCGTCTGCACCGACGTCTTCGTCAGCAGCGAAACCTGATCCACCTCTTCCAGATCATGATCCTCCGTCGCCATCCAGAACACCGGCACATGTTCAACGCCCGTTGCCTTAGTGGCCTCTTTCGCCCGCGCCACTGCCGTAGCTGCCTTCAAAATCGTCAGCAGCGGCCCCCCAAATAGCACCACCTGCTGCCCCGTCACCACGGCCCGCGCCCCCGCGCGCAACTTCGCAATGTTGGCCTTCGCGGCGTCCCCCGCACCAAACTCAACCGCCTGCTTCTCCAACAGGTCCGCCAACGCTCCGGCATCCTTCACCGGCTCTCCTCTTCCGATCCACCTCCCCGCAAATGGCTCCGCCCCATACCACCGCCGAACCGCAGAGTCCCCGGCGCTTTCCGCCATCGCAAGATAGTCGCGGTAGATCTGCGACACATGCGGCAGCACCGTGATCGGAAAACACTCAACGCTCATGCAGACCTGTCCTCAGACTCGTTCCCTAGGGCAACACGCAATCCCACAGCAAATTTTTCCGCGCATTCCGTTGGATGCCCGTCACC
The nucleotide sequence above comes from Tunturibacter empetritectus. Encoded proteins:
- a CDS encoding amidohydrolase family protein, coding for MPSHLSSLIRRVFLLFLALITYPAFAANPKLIIRNARIMTMAANQREPINGYLSIAPDGTILAVAAGEPPASLHADKVIDAHGDLMIPGFISAHSHLWQAAYRGLAADKTLPGWIDDLYGIHAAKASPEDMYWFALLGSLDHLEHGITTAYNFTYGGRAKTAELNNQFEEAQFRGAAESGIRFVHSYGPDRMSPAITIDQARTRLKTFLDWTAAQPPNPHFLSVMISGMTAFNNTYQQAVMEAAMMKEFRLGNQTHYIEAPDDQGEQRSKFRWIMDSGLLTNQLIFGHFIHSDDFILQETTKAGASMSWNPLSNGRLASGVADIPKYLKMGIRVGMGVDGEASADLADPFENMRTGLYAIHDKYEDATVMSPYQVLWLHTMGSADVLNVKEKLGSLEPGKFADFLLINPKRLGVSLEDPYANLVLIASERDIDSVYVGGELMVEHNQLLHQDLDKVQSETNRRVLTQH
- a CDS encoding ABC-F family ATP-binding cassette domain-containing protein, coding for MPPILNAQGLTKAFGATPLFREISFTVSDGDRIGLIGPNGAGKSTLLKVLAGDEDADAGDVAVRKRARVGYVAQESVFAPGVTVREVLEAALVRAKVSDGEHEGRLRETSGRTGFPDLTAEAARLSGGWRKRLAIAEAVVTHPDVLLLDEPTNHLDLAGIAWLEELLNEGSFACVLISHDRYFLENVATEIVELNRVYAEGLLRVKGTYSKFIEGKQAYMEAQSKLQDALKNRVKIEVDWLRRGPKARSTKAKARIDNAQDLIGQLKEVNSRVQTSSAGIDFSATDRQTKRLVELEDVSVVLGDRKIVEGLNFLVTSGMRVGLVGPNGSGKTTLLRLLTGELEASKGTIKKAASLKIVYFSQMRELEEGVTLRRALAPDSDSVVYQGRVVHVASYATKFLFTSEQLNQPVERLSGGERARVLIAKLMLEPADLLLLDEPTNDLDIATLEILEESLLEYTGALVLVTHDRYMLDRVSTIVLGLDGRSGSEMFADYSQWEQWRGVKVEEAIAPGVAVSPAAPASASNGASNSGGKKKLSYLEAREYSGIEAAVEAAEDRLQKAREMIEDPAVAVDAGRLTAALEEMEAAQEEADGLYARWAELTEKVG
- a CDS encoding VWA domain-containing protein; translation: MRYQAGLALAFLFLASSGSVMLAQTAPQVSQTPSISTHSSLVVVPALVRSKSGSLVYTLTADDFSLMDDGVPQKLTLEQDTGGEPLALVVVIEVGGAGAREFNKYSSIAPPLAPMLASIVGNVPHKVAVVTFDSTPALLQGFTSDTAAAADAIQTLMPGCTRQHHLMNCASPLAIHDVGLGDNGAAILDTLGFSVDLLRDQPRQYRRAILLISETLDRGSHLKMEEALRAVSDTNTTIYSIGYSTGKSEAAHYAARELPTQPGALWMENHHPNPQNGCMGKDPDPDPDATHNKAIQAYDCLTQLAPPLALAKMAAIEATDGLKRNVPETVARLTGGEYFKLTDMKSLERSLAAISNHIPNRYVLSFQPQSPSPGLHLISLHLQNYSKLQVTARSSYWADVETTPAN
- the bshC gene encoding bacillithiol biosynthesis cysteine-adding enzyme BshC, which produces MSVECFPITVLPHVSQIYRDYLAMAESAGDSAVRRWYGAEPFAGRWIGRGEPVKDAGALADLLEKQAVEFGAGDAAKANIAKLRAGARAVVTGQQVVLFGGPLLTILKAATAVARAKEATKATGVEHVPVFWMATEDHDLEEVDQVSLLTKTSVQTLRAGLKVTRAVPVGGVVPAPELEAILERASELLEFAQVSEWLRECYGPEGGRWPSLALAFGRLMAKIFAEQGLVVMDAASREFHALGAGTLRYAIEHAAELQDALIARGKELVARGYHAQVLVAEGGSMLFLLDEATGERVALRRNVSVDGEAQWKAGGRSYSTAELIAILEAAPERLSPNALLRPVFQDTLLPTAAYVGGPAEIAYFAQSAVLYEAILGRITPVLPRLSATLLEPAIATVMDKDEVQLPDAMTTAEVLAQRLGARAMPIEGKRKLAAVGNAVETELSALTTYLAGMDESLGRSADVSGSKMRYQMNRLRRMAATFELQKEASLRKHAEAIVLNVFPGGHPQERVVAGVWFMARYGDGLVEKLIGVAGNQCPGHVVVRL